The following are encoded together in the Oncorhynchus masou masou isolate Uvic2021 chromosome 5, UVic_Omas_1.1, whole genome shotgun sequence genome:
- the LOC135539516 gene encoding RNA-binding protein 12-like codes for MAVVIRMQGLPIVAGTMDIRHFFSGLTIPDGGVHIVGGEHGEAFIVFATDEDARLGMMRNGGAIKGSKVSLLLSSKTEMQNMIELSRRRFKTGNVEGAAGNGRRPGPPVNTCGRGSLPNTLQGFSNTTPATVTTVASAHETISNKNVSTFATTGMGNMPPSFSNNFSSPNHTMGSSMRTAMSSRNSVPPPIHPLTTMPSLPPMPSIPPMPLPPPVSSVPPVPTVSPLTQGPPVLPMSLSHMGSMPPFNPGVPPPSDLGPVHMFVGHMNPLLNLQAHMKAAIGNSDELYVHLQGLPFSATEMDIGEFFCGLGVDSIRLVRDNIGRSSGRALAKFFSPQDTFEALKRSSGMLRQRYVDISPATESQWMSISSGGNGVGGQAHSKSSNVPQDQHHRSNMNSASPSTRDHARSRSPHNKEFCVYLKGLPYEAVNKQICEFFKKLDIMEDRIYIAYGPTGRATGEGFVQLKNEMDYKVALSCHMQYMGSRFIQVHPISKKAMFEKIDSIRQRMQGVDKKNNSESGKSPRNCAHISNIPYNVSRKDVHLFLEGIAVFEESLKVLVDSSGNGLGQAVVQFRVEEDALNAERLHRQKLNGRDAFVHLVTFEQMKEIERNPPPQVKRGQKFEGNSQGQAHGHAQAQNPSQAQAHPFASITGEEFNFLRNTVGNLGNGPFAQFTVPGNGIVGPPPLPPFAASLENVAHSIPPPMVAGHLPGAVLAPPSFRPGSNNGPPGFGPEGMRDRPPFDNGSRKSGGHNNRGSGQGRLDVRPQSALGRGPGSDPLREQSPGGPGNPRGPTIVKIQNMPFTVTVDEILDFFYGYQVLPGSVCQQFSEKGLPTGEAMVAFESHEEASSAVMDLNDRPIGARKVKITLG; via the coding sequence ATGGCTGTGGTCATCCGCATGCAGGGTCTCCCGATAGTGGCGGGGACCATGGACATACGCCATTTCTTCTCTGGATTGACCATCCCAGATGGTGGGGTGCATATTGTAGGGGGTGAACATGGTGAGGCTTTTATTGTTTTTGCCACAGATGAAGATGCCAGGCTTGGCATGATGCGTAACGGGGGAGCAATCAAAGGCTCAAAAGTGTCACTTTTGCTGAGCAGCAAGACCGAGATGCAGAATATGATTGAGCTTAGCCGCAGGCGTTTTAAAACGGGCAATGTAGAGGGAGCAGCAGGAAATGGTAGAAGGCCAGGTCCCCCCGTCAACACATGTGGGAGGGGCAGTCTACCCAACACTTTACAAGGGTTCAGCAACACCACACCAGCCACCGTCACCACAGTTGCCTCTGCACATGAAACCATAAGCAACAAAAATGTGTCCACGTTTGCCACcactggcatgggaaacatgccCCCCAGTTTCAGCAACAACTTCAGCAGCCCAAATCACACCATGGGATCCAGTATGAGAACAGCCATGTCCTCCCGCAACTCTGTACCACCACCTATTCACCCTTTGACAACCATGCCATCCTTGCCACCCATGCCTTCCATACCTCCCATGCCACTTCCACCACCAGTGTCCTCTGTGCCTCCTGTTCCCACTGTGTCACCTTTAACCCAAGGCCCCCCTGTCCTTCCCATGAGTCTGTCCCACATGGGCTCAATGCCACCATTCAACCCAGGTGTCCCACCCCCTAGTGATTTGGGGCCCGTCCACATGTTTGTTGGCCATATGAACCCTCTGTTAAATCTCCAGGCACACATGAAGGCAGCAATAGGTAATTCAGACGAGTTATATGTTCACCTTCAAGGCCTGCCCTTCTCAGCTACTGAAATGGATATTGGGGAGTTTTTCTGTGGGTTAGGGGTGGACTCCATCCGACTGGTCAGGGACAACATTGGCCGGAGTAGCGGCAGGGCCCTGGCCAAGTTCTTTTCCCCTCAGGACACTTTTGAGGCGCTCAAAAGAAGCAGCGGAATGTTAAGGCAGAGGTACGTGGACATCTCTCCGGCCACAGAGAGCCAGTGGATGAGTATCAGCAGTGGTGGCAACGGGGTTGGAGGGCAAGCCCACTCAAAATCCAGTAATGTGCCCCAAGACCAGCACCACCGCAGCAACATGAATTCAGCATCTCCTTCAACCAGAGATCATGCAAGGTCTCGCTCCCCTCACAACAAGGAGTTCTGTGTCTACCTAAAAGGCCTGCCCTACGAAGCAGTAAATAAACAGATCTGTGAGTTCTTCAAAAAGCTGGACATTATGGAAGACCGCATTTACATTGCGTATGGACCCACTGGCCGAGCTACAGGTGAGGGCTTTGTCCAGTTGAAAAATGAAATGGATTACAAGGTTGCCCTCAGCTGTCACATGCAGTATATGGGAAGCCGATTCATACAAGTTCACCCGATCAGTAAGAAAGCTATGTTTGAAAAGATTGATTCCATTCGTCAAAGGATGCAGGGTGTTGATAAGAAAAACAACTCTGAGTCCGGCAAGAGCCCTAGAAACTGTGCACACATCTCAAATATTCCATATAATGTGTCAAGGAAAGATGTCCATCTGTTTCTGGAAGGCATTGCAGTATTTGAAGAAAGTCTTAAAGTTCTGGTTGATAGCAGTGGTAACGGTCTAGGTCAGGCTGTTGTGCAgttcagggtagaggaggatgcgCTAAATGCTGAGAGACTACACAGGCAGAAGTTAAATGGCAGAGATGCCTTTGTGCATTTGGTCACCTTTGAGCAGATGAAGGAAATCGAGAGAAACCCACCACCACAGGTTAAGAGAGGCCAGAAATTTGAAGGGAACTCTCAAGGCCAGGCACACGGCCATGCTCAGGCACAGAATCCTAGTCAAGCCCAAGCTCACCCCTTTGCCAGTATAACAGGAGAAGAGTTCAACTTCCTCAGAAACACTGTTGGCAATTTAGGCAATGGTCCTTTTGCTCAATTTACTGTCCCAGGTAATGGAATAGTGggccctcctcctctacccccattTGCAGCAAGTCTAGAGAATGTAGCCCATAGCATTCCCCCACCCATGGTTGCTGGTCACTTGCCTGGAGCAGTTCTGGCACCCCCAAGCTTCCGACCAGGTAGCAACAATGGCCCACCTGGCTTTGGACCAGAGGGCATGAGGGACAGGCCACCTTTTGACAACGGCTCTAGAAAGAGCGGAGGCCATAACAACCGAGGAAGTGGCCAAGGGCGTTTAGATGTGCGCCCTCAGTCTGCCTTGGGCCGTGGCCCTGGCTCTGACCCTCTGAGAGAGCAGTCACCCGGAGGCCCTGGTAACCCTCGTGGACCAACCATTGTAAAGATCCAAAACATGCCTTTCACCGTAACAGTCGATGAGATCCTAGATTTCTTTTATGGGTATCAAGTGCTGCCTGGTTCAGTCTGTCAACAGTTCAGTGAAAAGGGCCTGCCCACTGGTGAGGCAATGGTTGCCTTTGAGTCACACGAGGAGGCATCATCTGCTGTCATGGATTTAAATGATAGGCCTATTGGAGCTAGGAAAGTGAAGATAACCCTAGGATAA